One Apostichopus japonicus isolate 1M-3 chromosome 7, ASM3797524v1, whole genome shotgun sequence genomic region harbors:
- the LOC139969437 gene encoding choline/ethanolamine kinase-like isoform X2, producing the protein MDDDVDFETRQKAFGWCREYLGGSWLEIDFKDFQIRNMHAGLTNYIYECSLPENVTHMSSEPRNVLLRVYGEIFVEGDTPLLDTVIFTLLSERNHSPHLFGVFPEGRIEEFIPSRALRTDEVSQPQMSVAIARKLAVFHQLKLPLCKVPRWIDDILSRWCEAASRVNVEDVQNKELFAKIKKIDIFKELKFLRKLVADTTSPVVFSHNDCQEGNLLFLNDQRKTLEENLVLIDYEYASYNYVAYDFANHFNEWTMDYSKEEAPYYKITKSDYPSREQQIAFLKAYDQKCEELGFLTDELGSYEERMREIKRFAAANHFLWALWSVIQAKVSRTTFGFLEYALDRFTEYLNCKKNLPEDMLSRVQGL; encoded by the exons ATGGACGACGATGTTGATTTTGAAACAAGACAGAAAGCATTTGGATGGTGCAGAGAATATCTCGGGGGTTCTTGGCTTGAAATAGATTTCAAAGATTTCCAGATTCGTAACATGCA TGCCGGGTTAACAAACTATATCTACGAATGTTCCTTACCAGAGAACGTAACGCACATGTCTTCCGAACCGAGGAATGTACTTCTGAGGGTGTATGGAGAAATATTCGTGGAGGGCGACACACCATTACTCGACACGGTCATTTTTACATTGCTCTCCGAGAGGAACCATTCCCCTCATCTGTTCGGAGTATTTCCCGAAGGGAGGATCGAAGAGTTTATTCCG TCTCGAGCCCTCAGGACCGACGAAGTCTCGCAACCGCAGATGTCCGTCGCCATCGCCAGGAAACTTGCCGTCTTTCACCAGTTAAAGCTCCCTCTGTGTAAAGTCCCGAGGTGGATCGATGACATCCTTAGCAG ATGGTGCGAAGCGGCATCGAGAGTGAACGTTGAAGATGTCCAAAACAAAGAATTATTCGCCAAAATCAAGAAGATAGATATTTTCAAAGAACTGAAGTTTCTCAG AAAACTTGTTGCAGATACTACAAGTCCAGTGGTCTTTTCACACAATGATTGTCAAGAAG GTAACCTCTTATTTTTGAACGATCAGAGGAAAACCCTGGAAGAAAATTTGGTGTTAATAGACTATGAATATGCAAGTTACAATTATGT TGCCTATGACTTTGCTAATCACTTCAACGAGTGGACCATGGACTACTCCAAGGAGGAAGCTCCGTATTACAAGATTACCAAAAGTGACTATCCAAGCAGGGAACAACAGATAGCATTCCTAAAAGCGTACGACCAGAAATGTGAAGAATTAGGATTCCTGACCGACGAGCTGGGTAGCTACGAAGAACGTATGAGAGAGATTAAAAG ATTTGCAGCTGCAAACCATTTCCTGTGGGCGTTGTGGTCCGTCATCCAAGCGAAGGTTTCAAGAACGACGTTTGGATTTTTG GAATATGCTTTGGACAGGTTCACAGAATACTTAAACTGCAAGAAAAATCTCCCCGAAGATATGCTGTCAAGGGTACAAGGCTTATGA
- the LOC139969443 gene encoding uncharacterized protein isoform X2, which yields MTRIHTKMKTWMQYSCIFILLVVVLLPEMIHNRIIKIPWRSNNHEQDQFHDIHILRSQENYTLLTESSYDKAVPNNNIVDVDVEWYLADADKFDPEMECPLYIKKEQLTIPTERFLIALASFPRSGNKFTRQDIYRVTYQNKQAYKEVHGLDMNDTETDRICYKTHAHDLPTIKFYTGGAILLLRNPRDAALSYFFFNYAGRGQHDKETVKQWIRTNDKSLLVPRSYLDQLYQKSALGMARHQFTLDQVWP from the exons ATGACTAG AATTCACACTAAGATGAAGACCTGGATGCAATATTCGTGTATTTTTATTCTTCTCGTCGTGGTCTTGCTACCTGAGATGATTCACAATCGAATCATTAAGATACCGTGGAGAAGTAATAATCATGAACAGGACCAGTTCCACGACATTCACATACTGAGAAGTCAGGAAAACTACACGTTGTTAACCGAATCTAGTTACGACAAAGCAG TACCTAATAACAACATTGTGGACGTAGATGTAGAGTGGTACTTGGCAGATGCAGATAAATTCG ACCCAGAAATGGAATGTCCTTTGTATATTAAGAAGGAGCAGTTGACAATACCAACAGAGCGATTCTTAATAGCACTTGCTAGTTTCCCAAGATCTGGCAACAAATTTACTCGGCAAGACATCTATAGGGTCACTTACCAAAACAAACAGGCATATAAAGAAG tacatggtctTGACATGAATGATACCGAAACAGATCGTATATGTTACAAGACGCATGCGCACGATTTGCCAACCATCAAGTTCTATACAGGTGGCGCTATTTTGTTGTTGAGGAATCCTCGTGACGCGGCTCTGTCATACTTCTTTTTCAATTACGCCGGGAGAGGGCAGCACGACAAGGAAACCGTAAAACAGTGGATAAGAACAAATGACA AATCTCTTTTGGTCCCTCGCAGCTATTTGGACCAACTTTACCAGAAAAGTGCTCTTGGAATGGCGAGACACCAATTTACACTGGATCAAGTATGGCCATAG
- the LOC139969437 gene encoding choline/ethanolamine kinase-like isoform X1, whose amino-acid sequence MDDDVDFETRQKAFGWCREYLGGSWLEIDFKDFQIRNMHGGLSNRNFVCSLPPREARYRATVKLPALPTGSTQGYDPNDSIAGLTNYIYECSLPENVTHMSSEPRNVLLRVYGEIFVEGDTPLLDTVIFTLLSERNHSPHLFGVFPEGRIEEFIPSRALRTDEVSQPQMSVAIARKLAVFHQLKLPLCKVPRWIDDILSRWCEAASRVNVEDVQNKELFAKIKKIDIFKELKFLRKLVADTTSPVVFSHNDCQEGNLLFLNDQRKTLEENLVLIDYEYASYNYVAYDFANHFNEWTMDYSKEEAPYYKITKSDYPSREQQIAFLKAYDQKCEELGFLTDELGSYEERMREIKRFAAANHFLWALWSVIQAKVSRTTFGFLEYALDRFTEYLNCKKNLPEDMLSRVQGL is encoded by the exons ATGGACGACGATGTTGATTTTGAAACAAGACAGAAAGCATTTGGATGGTGCAGAGAATATCTCGGGGGTTCTTGGCTTGAAATAGATTTCAAAGATTTCCAGATTCGTAACATGCA TGGTGGTTTATCCAACAGGAACTTTGTATGTTCCCTTCCGCCAAGGGAGGCACGTTACAGGGCTACCGTAAAGTTACCTGCGCTGCCCACAGGATCAACACAAGGATATGACCCTAATGATTCCAT TGCCGGGTTAACAAACTATATCTACGAATGTTCCTTACCAGAGAACGTAACGCACATGTCTTCCGAACCGAGGAATGTACTTCTGAGGGTGTATGGAGAAATATTCGTGGAGGGCGACACACCATTACTCGACACGGTCATTTTTACATTGCTCTCCGAGAGGAACCATTCCCCTCATCTGTTCGGAGTATTTCCCGAAGGGAGGATCGAAGAGTTTATTCCG TCTCGAGCCCTCAGGACCGACGAAGTCTCGCAACCGCAGATGTCCGTCGCCATCGCCAGGAAACTTGCCGTCTTTCACCAGTTAAAGCTCCCTCTGTGTAAAGTCCCGAGGTGGATCGATGACATCCTTAGCAG ATGGTGCGAAGCGGCATCGAGAGTGAACGTTGAAGATGTCCAAAACAAAGAATTATTCGCCAAAATCAAGAAGATAGATATTTTCAAAGAACTGAAGTTTCTCAG AAAACTTGTTGCAGATACTACAAGTCCAGTGGTCTTTTCACACAATGATTGTCAAGAAG GTAACCTCTTATTTTTGAACGATCAGAGGAAAACCCTGGAAGAAAATTTGGTGTTAATAGACTATGAATATGCAAGTTACAATTATGT TGCCTATGACTTTGCTAATCACTTCAACGAGTGGACCATGGACTACTCCAAGGAGGAAGCTCCGTATTACAAGATTACCAAAAGTGACTATCCAAGCAGGGAACAACAGATAGCATTCCTAAAAGCGTACGACCAGAAATGTGAAGAATTAGGATTCCTGACCGACGAGCTGGGTAGCTACGAAGAACGTATGAGAGAGATTAAAAG ATTTGCAGCTGCAAACCATTTCCTGTGGGCGTTGTGGTCCGTCATCCAAGCGAAGGTTTCAAGAACGACGTTTGGATTTTTG GAATATGCTTTGGACAGGTTCACAGAATACTTAAACTGCAAGAAAAATCTCCCCGAAGATATGCTGTCAAGGGTACAAGGCTTATGA
- the LOC139969443 gene encoding sialate:O-sulfotransferase 2-like isoform X1 yields the protein MTRIHTKMKTWMQYSCIFILLVVVLLPEMIHNRIIKIPWRSNNHEQDQFHDIHILRSQENYTLLTESSYDKAVPNNNIVDVDVEWYLADADKFDPEMECPLYIKKEQLTIPTERFLIALASFPRSGNKFTRQDIYRVTYQNKQAYKEVHGLDMNDTETDRICYKTHAHDLPTIKFYTGGAILLLRNPRDAALSYFFFNYAGRGQHDKETVKQWIRTNDTIWTNFTRKVLLEWRDTNLHWIKYGHRVLISYTEDLSKNAVRELARMIIFGGEMVPLDFLQCTLFTFPWISRKHLDFEPPFPEDLMKRYIDEVNNTLLSKGARPLPTYPPTYL from the exons ATGACTAG AATTCACACTAAGATGAAGACCTGGATGCAATATTCGTGTATTTTTATTCTTCTCGTCGTGGTCTTGCTACCTGAGATGATTCACAATCGAATCATTAAGATACCGTGGAGAAGTAATAATCATGAACAGGACCAGTTCCACGACATTCACATACTGAGAAGTCAGGAAAACTACACGTTGTTAACCGAATCTAGTTACGACAAAGCAG TACCTAATAACAACATTGTGGACGTAGATGTAGAGTGGTACTTGGCAGATGCAGATAAATTCG ACCCAGAAATGGAATGTCCTTTGTATATTAAGAAGGAGCAGTTGACAATACCAACAGAGCGATTCTTAATAGCACTTGCTAGTTTCCCAAGATCTGGCAACAAATTTACTCGGCAAGACATCTATAGGGTCACTTACCAAAACAAACAGGCATATAAAGAAG tacatggtctTGACATGAATGATACCGAAACAGATCGTATATGTTACAAGACGCATGCGCACGATTTGCCAACCATCAAGTTCTATACAGGTGGCGCTATTTTGTTGTTGAGGAATCCTCGTGACGCGGCTCTGTCATACTTCTTTTTCAATTACGCCGGGAGAGGGCAGCACGACAAGGAAACCGTAAAACAGTGGATAAGAACAAATGACA CTATTTGGACCAACTTTACCAGAAAAGTGCTCTTGGAATGGCGAGACACCAATTTACACTGGATCAAGTATGGCCATAGAGTCCTGATATCATACACAGAGGATCTTAGTAAGAATGCCGTACGGGAGCTAGCCAGAATGATAATCTTTGGCGGAGAGATGGTACCGTTAGATTTCTTGCAGTGTACACTATTTACATTCCCATGGATATCAAGAAAACATTTAGATTTTGAGCCGCCGTTCCCGGAAGATCTAATGAAACGATACATAGATGAGGTGAACAACACATTATTGAGCAAAGGCGCGAGGCCGCTGCCTACATATCCGCCCACGTATTTGTGA